The genomic interval CCAGAATCCACACCGCCAGCGGCACACTGAACAGCAAGTGCGCCAATGCCACGGCCAAGTGTGTGTCCATCAGACCCACGGTGGTGTAGAGCTGAAAGAACGGCAGCAAGAACACTGCGGGCGGGGTCATGCGGTTGGTCAACAACCAGAAGAACACATGCTTGTCGCCCAGGAAGCTGTAGCGCGAGAACGCATACGCCGCAGGCAGCGAGACGGTGAGGGTGATCACCATGTTGATGCTGACGTAGATCAGGCTGTTGATATAGCCCGAGTACCACGACGGATCGGTCAGGATGGTGTGGTAGTTGTCCCAGGTGAAGTGCTGGGGAAACAGCGAAAAGCTGGCCACGATTTCCTGGTTGGTCTTGAACGACATATTGACCATCCAGTAGATGGGCACCAGCGCAAAGACGATGTAGGCGAACAAAAAGATCGTCCGCTTTTGAAATTTGGGCTTATTCATGGCCGCCTTCTTTTTCTTGGGTGCCCACACGCTGCATCCAGTTGTAGAGGATGAAGCACAGCAACAGGATGATGAGGAAATAGATCAGCGAGAAGGCCGCCGCCGGGCCCAGGTCAAACTGTCCCACGGCTTTTTGCGTCAGGAACTGCGACAGAAAGGTCGTTGCATTGCCCGGCCCGCCGCCGGTCAGCACAAACGGCTCGGTGTAGATCATGAAGCTGTCCATGAAGCGCAGCAGCACGCCAATCATCAGCACGCCACGCATCTTGGGCAACTGGATGTAGCGAAACACCGCCAGCTTGCTGGCCCCGTCGATGCGTGCCGCCTGGTAGTACGCATCGGGAATCGAGCGCAAACCGGCATAGCCCAGCAAAGCCACCAGCGGTGTCCAGTGCCACACGTCCATCAACAGCACCGTGAGCCAAGCATGGGTAGCGTTACCGGTGTAGCTGTACTCGATGCCCATGCCTTGCAGCGCGGCCCCCAGCAAACCAATATCCGAGCGGCCAAAAATCTGCCAGATCGTGCCCACCACGTTCCAGGGGATCAGCAGCGACAGCGACACGATCACCAGCACCACAGAAGCCTTCCAACCATCGGCCGGCATGGACAAGGCCAGCAGGATGCCCAGCGGCAGCTCCACCGCCAGCACCGCCAACGAGAAGGTGATTTGCCGCAGCAGCGCCGCGTGCAACTCTTCGTCGCGCATCACCGCCACAAACCACTCGGTGCCCACAAACACACGGCGCTCGGGCGAAATGATGTCCTGCACCGAATAGTTCACCACCGTCATCAGCGGAATGATGGCGGAAAACGCCACGCAGATCAGCACCGGCAAGATCAAGAACCAGGCCTTCTGGTTCACCGGCTTCGTCGTAGTGCTCATGCCACAATTTCCTCGTTTTGGTAGAAGCAGGTGTGCTCGCCCAGCACCTGCAGCCAGACGCTCTCACCCACGGTAGGCAGTTGCACCTCGGGGCTCAAGCGGGCCTTGAGCAGTTGGCCATCCACCGTGGCGGTCAGCATCACATGGGTGCCCACGTCCTGGATCTTGGCCACCGTGCACAGCAGCGCGCCGGGGTCGGCGGGCGATGCCAAGGCCACGTATTCGGGCCGCACGCCCAGCTTGAGCGCACCCAGGGGCAAGGCACGGGGCAAGGCCCATTGCGTGCCGGCCACCTGCAATTGGTTGCTGGTGGCCTGCACGGGCAAAAAGTTCATGCCCGGCGAACCAATGAAGTTGCCCACAAAGGTGTGGCTGGGCCGCTCGAACAGCGCGTCGGCCGAGCCCACCTGCACCGCGCGGCCCCGCGTCATCACCACCACCTGCTCGGCAAAGGTCAGCGCCTCCACCTGGTCGTGGGTCACGTAGATCAAGGTGAGCTTGAGCTCGCGGTGGATTTGCTTGAGCTTGCGGCGCAACTGCCATTTCAGGTGCGGGTCGATCACGGTCAGCGGCTCGTCAAACAGCACGGCCGACACATCGGGCCGCACCAGGCCGCGGCCCAGCGAAATCTTCTGCTTGGCATCGGCCGCCAGGTTGGCTGCGCGCTGGTTGAGCTGGCCGCTCATCTCCAGCATCTCGGCAATCTCGCCCACGCGCTTGTCGATCTGCGCCTGCGGCACCTTGCGGTTGCGCAGCGGAAAAGCCAGGTTCTCGGCCACCGTCATGGTGTCGTAGATCACCGGGAACTGGAACACCTGGGCGATGTTGCGCTCTTGCGGCGAGGCACGGGTCACGTCCTTGCCGTCAAACAGCACCGTGCCCTGCGAAGGTGCCACCAGGCCCGACATGATGTTCAGCATGGTGGTCTTGCCGCAGCCCGAGGGGCCCAGCAGCGCATACGCACCGCCGTCGTTGAAGGTCATCTTCAGCGGCAGCAGCGCGTAGTCGCTGTCTTGCGTGGGGTTGGCACGGTAGGCGTGCGCCAGATCGAGTTCGATGCGGGCCATTAGATAGTCCCCTTGCGTGCCGGGGCCAACAGCAAGGCTCCCTGGGCATCAAACACATAGGCCTGGGTGGCGTGGAAGTACAGGTTCAAGGCCGTGCCCAGTTCAAAGTAATGCACCCCGGTGAGCTGGGCCACCAGCTCGCCGATGGGCGTGGAGACGTGGACAAAGGTGTCAGATCCCGAAATTTCGGCCAGCTCGACATGCCCAGCCAAGGCCACGTCGCCGGGGCGTTGCTGCACCCGCAGTGCACTGGCGCGCAGGCCTACCGTCAAGCCACCCGCCACGGTGGGTGGCAAGTCCAACGCCAGCAACGGCCCGGCCTGCAGCTGCACGCCACCCGATGCCGTGTGGCCCGCCGCCAGGTTCATCGGCGGGTCGCTGAAGGCCCGCGCCACGCGCAGCGATTGGGGCTGGTGGAACACCTCGGCCGTCGGGCCGTACTGCAGCAACTCACCGCCATCCATCACCGCGGTGTAGCCACCCAGCAGCAAGGCCTCGCCCGGCTCCGTGGTGGCATAGACCACGGTGGATTCCCCGGCGGCAAACAGCGAGCTCAGCTCGTCGCGCAGCTCTTCACGCAGCTTGTAATCCAGGTTGACCAGCGGCTCGTCCAGCAGCATCAGCGGCGCGGCCTTGGCCAGGGCGCGGGCCAGGGCCACGCGCTGCTGTTGGCCGCCCGACAGCTCGGACGGATAGCGGTCCAGGAACATCTCGATGTGCAGCTTCTCGGCCAGTGCACTGACCTTCTGGTCCATGTTCTTTTCGCCACGCAGCTTGAGCGGCGAAGCGATGTTGTCACGCACCTTGAGCGACGGGTAGTTGATGAACTGCTGGTAGACCATGGCTACATTGCGCTCGCGCACTGGCTGGCCGGTCACGTCCACACCGTCCACCTTGACCCGGCCATGGGTGGGCACATCCAGACCCGCCATGATGCGCATCAGGCTGGTCTTGCCCGCCTGGGTGGCCCCCAGCAGCACGGTGACTGCGCCAGGCTGTGGGTCAATACCCATCGCGTACAGCCACGTCTGCGCACCCACCTTTTTGCTGATGCCTTCTAAGCTCAACTGCATCATGTTCCTTCACTGAAATTTACATAAATCTTCGAATTTGATAATTATTGTTCGTTTGCGTTTCTTTTTTCTCAGTAACAACCCTTGGTATGTTCTTTGTCTTTCGTTTTAAAGTCGCCGTCACGACATTTACATAAACGAAACTTTGTGAACCCTAACCCCCGACAACTGCTGCTGCTGCAGGCCGTGCAAGCCCAGGGCTCGCTCACCGTGGACCAACTGGCGGACAAACTGGGTGTGACCCTGCAGACCGTGCGCCGCGACGTGCAGCGCATGGCCGACGACGGCCTGCTCACCCGCTTCCATGGCGGCGTGCGCGTGCCCAGCTCCACCATCGAGAACATCGCCCATCCGCAGCGGGAAAACCTGCACGCCGAGGGCAAGGCCCGCATCGCCCGCGCGGTGGCCGCCGAGGTGCCCAACGACTGCTCGCTGATCCTCAACATCGGCACCACCACCGAGGCCATCGCCAAGGCCCTGATGCAGCACAAGGGCCTGCGCGTCATCACCAACAACCTGAACGTGGCCACCATCCTCAGCGCCAACCCGCAGTGCGAAGTCATCATCGTGGGCGGCGTAGTGCGCGGGCGCGACCGCGGCGTAGTGGGCGAGGCTGCTATCGATTTCATACGCCAGTTCAAGGTGGACATTGCGCTGATCGGCATTTCGGCCATAGAAATGGACGGCACGCTGCGCGACTTCGACTACCGCGAAGTCAAGGTCTCGCAAGCCATCATCGGCCACGCCCGCGAGGTCTGGCTGGCGGCCGACAGCAGCAAGTTCAACCGCCCCGCCATGGTCGAAGTGGCCCGCCTGTCGCAGATCGACCGCCTGTTCACCGACGGCCCGGTGCCCGACCCCTTCACCGCCCTGCTGCGCGATGCCCAGGTGCGTAACCACATTGCCCTTGACTAGACCCCCAGCCCCACCATGACCTACCTCCTTGCCCTCGACCAAGGCACCTCCAGCTCGCGCAGCATCGTTTTCCACGCCGACGGCCACATCGTCAGCCAGTCGCAGCTCGAACTGCCACAGATCTTTCCGCAGCCCGGCTGGGTCGAACACGACCCGCTGGAAATCTGGCGCACCCAGCTCACCACCGCCCGCGCTGCCCTGGCCCAGGCCGGGCTGACGGCCAAGGACATCCGCGCCATCGGCATCACCAACCAGCGGGAAACCACGGTGGTGTGGAACCGCGCTACCGGTGTGCCCATCCACCACGCCATCGTCTGGCAAGACCGGCGCGCCGAACCCACCTGCGTACAACTGCGTGCCGATGGTATGGCCGACGTGATCCAGCGCAAAACCGGGCTGCTGGTGGATGCCTACTTCTCGGGCACCAAGCTCAAATGGCTGCTGGACCACGTGCCCCAGGCCCGCGCCCAGGCCGAGCGCGGCGAGCTGGCGTTTGGCACCATCGACAGCTGGCTGATGTGGCAGCTCACCGAGGGCCGGGTGCACGCCACCGATGTCAGCAACGCGTCGCGCACCATGCTGTTCAACGTGCACACCAACCAGTGGGATGCCGAGCTGCTGGCCGCGCTGGACATCCCCGCCAGCCTGATGCCCGTGGTTAAACCCAGCAGCGCGATCTACGGCGACATCAGCCCCGCCCTGCTGGGCCACGCCATCCCCATCGGCGGCGTGGCGGGTGACCAGCAAAGCGCGCTGTTCGGCCAGGCCTGCTTCAAGGCGGGCATGGCCAAGAACACCTACGGCACCGGCTGCTTCATGCTGATGCACACCGGCAACACCTTCCAGACCTCGCACAACGGCTTGCTCACCACCAGCGCGGCCCAGCCGTCGGCGCAGCCCGAATTCGCCATCGAAGGCAGCGTGTTCGTGGGCGGCGCGGTAGTGCAGTGGCTGCGCGACGGGCTCAAGGCCATCCCCAACAGCAGCGAGGTGCAAAGCCTGGCGCAAAGCGTGCCTGACTCGGGCGGCGTGATGTTTGTGCCCGCCTTCACCGGCCTGGGTGCACCCTATTGGAAGCCCGAGGCGCGCGGCAGCATCACCGGCCTGAGCCGTGGCACCACGCTGGCCCACATCGCCCGCGCCGCACTGGAGAGCATTGCCTTTCAGAGCGCCGCCCTGCTGCTGGCCATGGGCCGCGACGCGGTGCAGGCCGGGGGCACGCCGGTGGCCGAGCTGCGGGTGGACGGCGGGGCCTGCGTGAACGACCTGCTGATGCAGTTCCAGGCCGATCTGCTGGGCATCCCGGTGATCCGCCCCGCCGTGACCGAAACCACCGCCCTGGGGGCCGCCTACCTGGCCGGGCTGGCGGTGGGCGTGTACCG from Comamonadaceae bacterium OS-1 carries:
- the melD_4 gene encoding melibiose/raffinose/stachyose import permease protein MelD — encoded protein: MSTTTKPVNQKAWFLILPVLICVAFSAIIPLMTVVNYSVQDIISPERRVFVGTEWFVAVMRDEELHAALLRQITFSLAVLAVELPLGILLALSMPADGWKASVVLVIVSLSLLIPWNVVGTIWQIFGRSDIGLLGAALQGMGIEYSYTGNATHAWLTVLLMDVWHWTPLVALLGYAGLRSIPDAYYQAARIDGASKLAVFRYIQLPKMRGVLMIGVLLRFMDSFMIYTEPFVLTGGGPGNATTFLSQFLTQKAVGQFDLGPAAAFSLIYFLIILLLCFILYNWMQRVGTQEKEGGHE
- the ugpC_7 gene encoding sn-glycerol-3-phosphate import ATP-binding protein UgpC — encoded protein: MQLSLEGISKKVGAQTWLYAMGIDPQPGAVTVLLGATQAGKTSLMRIMAGLDVPTHGRVKVDGVDVTGQPVRERNVAMVYQQFINYPSLKVRDNIASPLKLRGEKNMDQKVSALAEKLHIEMFLDRYPSELSGGQQQRVALARALAKAAPLMLLDEPLVNLDYKLREELRDELSSLFAAGESTVVYATTEPGEALLLGGYTAVMDGGELLQYGPTAEVFHQPQSLRVARAFSDPPMNLAAGHTASGGVQLQAGPLLALDLPPTVAGGLTVGLRASALRVQQRPGDVALAGHVELAEISGSDTFVHVSTPIGELVAQLTGVHYFELGTALNLYFHATQAYVFDAQGALLLAPARKGTI
- the ugpC_6 gene encoding sn-glycerol-3-phosphate import ATP-binding protein UgpC — protein: MARIELDLAHAYRANPTQDSDYALLPLKMTFNDGGAYALLGPSGCGKTTMLNIMSGLVAPSQGTVLFDGKDVTRASPQERNIAQVFQFPVIYDTMTVAENLAFPLRNRKVPQAQIDKRVGEIAEMLEMSGQLNQRAANLAADAKQKISLGRGLVRPDVSAVLFDEPLTVIDPHLKWQLRRKLKQIHRELKLTLIYVTHDQVEALTFAEQVVVMTRGRAVQVGSADALFERPSHTFVGNFIGSPGMNFLPVQATSNQLQVAGTQWALPRALPLGALKLGVRPEYVALASPADPGALLCTVAKIQDVGTHVMLTATVDGQLLKARLSPEVQLPTVGESVWLQVLGEHTCFYQNEEIVA
- the glpK gene encoding glycerol kinase — translated: MTYLLALDQGTSSSRSIVFHADGHIVSQSQLELPQIFPQPGWVEHDPLEIWRTQLTTARAALAQAGLTAKDIRAIGITNQRETTVVWNRATGVPIHHAIVWQDRRAEPTCVQLRADGMADVIQRKTGLLVDAYFSGTKLKWLLDHVPQARAQAERGELAFGTIDSWLMWQLTEGRVHATDVSNASRTMLFNVHTNQWDAELLAALDIPASLMPVVKPSSAIYGDISPALLGHAIPIGGVAGDQQSALFGQACFKAGMAKNTYGTGCFMLMHTGNTFQTSHNGLLTTSAAQPSAQPEFAIEGSVFVGGAVVQWLRDGLKAIPNSSEVQSLAQSVPDSGGVMFVPAFTGLGAPYWKPEARGSITGLSRGTTLAHIARAALESIAFQSAALLLAMGRDAVQAGGTPVAELRVDGGACVNDLLMQFQADLLGIPVIRPAVTETTALGAAYLAGLAVGVYRNTDELAALWRAERRFLPTLGTQRATELMARWEHAVRQTVLE
- the dasC_3 gene encoding diacetylchitobiose uptake system permease protein DasC yields the protein MNKPKFQKRTIFLFAYIVFALVPIYWMVNMSFKTNQEIVASFSLFPQHFTWDNYHTILTDPSWYSGYINSLIYVSINMVITLTVSLPAAYAFSRYSFLGDKHVFFWLLTNRMTPPAVFLLPFFQLYTTVGLMDTHLAVALAHLLFSVPLAVWILEGFMSGIPREIDETAYIDGYTFPRFFLTIFLPLIKAGVGVAAFFCFMFSWVELLLARTLTSVNAKPIVATMTRTVSASGMDWATLAAAGVLTIVPGAIVIWFVRNYIAKGFAMGRV
- the glpR gene encoding glycerol-3-phosphate regulon repressor; translated protein: MNPNPRQLLLLQAVQAQGSLTVDQLADKLGVTLQTVRRDVQRMADDGLLTRFHGGVRVPSSTIENIAHPQRENLHAEGKARIARAVAAEVPNDCSLILNIGTTTEAIAKALMQHKGLRVITNNLNVATILSANPQCEVIIVGGVVRGRDRGVVGEAAIDFIRQFKVDIALIGISAIEMDGTLRDFDYREVKVSQAIIGHAREVWLAADSSKFNRPAMVEVARLSQIDRLFTDGPVPDPFTALLRDAQVRNHIALD